Proteins encoded within one genomic window of Methyloterricola oryzae:
- a CDS encoding DUF2076 domain-containing protein → MNLQEREQLSNFLNQLERASVPEKVAEADAMIHQAVTRQPDAAYLLVQRSLLLEQALNAAKSQIAALQRQLQESKDGFLAANPWTQPQQTTQLPGAVPGAQNYQMPRSATATAAVNPVGQSFLGSMASTAAGVVAGSFLFQGLESLLGHHSPLGGSGSETFNDHPTEQTVINNYYGSESQSDWNREDSSDPFLSSDDSFSSDDSDDSTWV, encoded by the coding sequence ATGAATCTGCAGGAACGCGAACAACTGTCGAATTTTTTGAATCAGCTCGAGCGCGCCAGCGTCCCGGAGAAAGTTGCAGAAGCCGACGCCATGATTCATCAGGCGGTCACCCGCCAGCCGGATGCCGCCTACCTGTTGGTACAACGCAGCCTCTTGCTGGAACAGGCTCTCAATGCCGCTAAGTCACAAATCGCCGCCTTGCAGCGGCAATTGCAAGAATCCAAAGACGGATTTCTCGCTGCGAATCCGTGGACGCAGCCTCAGCAAACGACTCAGCTTCCGGGCGCTGTGCCTGGCGCGCAAAACTACCAAATGCCCCGAAGCGCGACGGCAACTGCCGCCGTAAACCCGGTTGGACAGAGTTTCCTCGGGAGCATGGCGAGTACCGCAGCCGGTGTCGTCGCTGGCTCCTTTCTGTTTCAGGGACTGGAAAGCCTTTTGGGGCACCATTCGCCATTGGGTGGTTCGGGCTCCGAAACCTTCAATGACCACCCTACCGAGCAGACCGTGATCAACAATTATTACGGATCGGAATCACAATCCGACTGGAACCGCGAAGATTCGTCCGATCCCTTTCTTTCCAGCGACGACAGCTTTTCCTCAGATGACAGCGACGATTCTACCTGGGTGTAG
- the nhaD gene encoding sodium:proton antiporter NhaD, with protein MDLWAVEPSGFVPFDLTDHWVGYAALAVFAIAYVLAMLEDATMLRKSKPMVFAASVIWVLIAVVYVSKGMQEESGKAFRVTLEGYAELFLFILVSMTYLNAMEQRGVFENLRIWLLSKGFGYRKLFWITGVQSFFLSSVCNNLTTALLMGAVIMAMAKKNRRFVTIACVNIVVATNAGGSFSPFGDITTLLVWQSGVVPFAHFFSLLIPSIVNFLVPAAIMHFWVPKEKPGSAGKPQPMRHGAKGIIVLFLLTIVTSVCFENFLGLPPAAGMLAGLTYLSFFFFHLYKVRVERGGQVKEQRDVDAEDSAAAPYDALIETKQHFDVFHNVSRLEWDTLLYFYGVMTGVGGLSFMGYLTLASNFLYTDLDPTVANILVGIISAFIDNGTIMFAVLTMAPAISEGQWLLVTLTAGVGGSLLAIGSAAGVGLLGQTKGAYSFMSHLKWAPVIALGYIASIATHFLINGRYF; from the coding sequence ATGGATTTATGGGCGGTTGAACCCAGTGGCTTCGTGCCGTTTGACCTAACCGATCATTGGGTGGGCTATGCGGCGCTGGCAGTGTTCGCCATCGCTTATGTGCTGGCGATGCTAGAAGACGCCACCATGCTGCGCAAGTCCAAACCTATGGTGTTTGCTGCCAGTGTCATCTGGGTGCTGATCGCGGTCGTGTATGTTTCGAAGGGAATGCAGGAGGAATCTGGAAAGGCTTTTCGGGTTACTTTGGAAGGTTACGCCGAGCTTTTCCTCTTCATCCTGGTTTCGATGACATACCTGAATGCCATGGAACAACGTGGCGTCTTCGAGAACTTGCGCATATGGCTACTCAGCAAGGGCTTCGGGTACCGCAAGTTGTTCTGGATCACTGGTGTTCAGTCGTTCTTCCTTTCCTCGGTCTGTAATAATTTGACAACAGCCTTGCTGATGGGGGCTGTGATCATGGCGATGGCAAAGAAGAATCGTCGGTTCGTCACCATCGCATGCGTGAACATCGTGGTTGCCACCAATGCGGGTGGTTCATTCAGCCCTTTTGGCGACATCACGACGCTATTGGTCTGGCAAAGCGGCGTAGTGCCTTTTGCACATTTCTTTAGTTTGTTGATTCCTTCTATTGTGAACTTCTTGGTTCCGGCTGCGATCATGCACTTCTGGGTACCCAAGGAAAAACCTGGATCGGCGGGCAAGCCTCAACCCATGCGGCACGGGGCTAAAGGAATCATCGTGCTGTTCCTGCTTACCATCGTCACGTCCGTGTGCTTTGAGAATTTTCTCGGGCTGCCTCCCGCTGCCGGCATGCTGGCGGGTCTCACGTATCTGAGCTTTTTCTTTTTTCACCTGTATAAAGTGCGCGTCGAACGGGGCGGGCAGGTCAAAGAGCAACGTGATGTGGACGCGGAAGACAGCGCTGCAGCGCCTTACGATGCCCTCATCGAGACAAAACAGCACTTCGACGTATTTCATAACGTTTCGCGCCTGGAATGGGACACCTTACTTTATTTCTACGGCGTGATGACAGGCGTCGGAGGCCTGAGCTTCATGGGCTACCTGACGCTGGCTTCCAATTTCCTGTATACCGATCTTGATCCGACCGTTGCCAACATCCTGGTTGGCATCATTTCGGCATTCATCGACAATGGCACCATCATGTTCGCCGTGCTGACGATGGCGCCGGCAATCTCCGAGGGTCAGTGGCTGCTGGTGACCTTGACGGCTGGGGTAGGCGGCAGCCTACTCGCGATCGGGTCGGCTGCCGGGGTCGGGCTGCTGGGACAGACTAAAGGCGCCTACTCCTTTATGTCGCATCTCAAGTGGGCGCCTGTGATTGCTCTAGGCTACATCGCCAGCATCGCCACCCATTTCCTGATCAATGGGCGGTACTTTTAA
- a CDS encoding potassium transporter Kup translates to MKPTRESKKTSLIPLCISAIGVVYGDVGTSPLYTMKEIFNESYGLTPDTGTVYGAISLIFWSLILVICLKYIVFVMRADNRGEGGIMALMALALRNRHRSQQRAVITTLGLFGAALFYGDGIITPAISVLSAAEGLEVAAPALHPYVLPLAVGVLTALFLFQKKGTERVGTFFGPVMMIWFLCLSLLGARGLLENPGVVEALNPKFGFDFFLENRWHGFLALGAVVLALTGAEALYADMGHFGRRPIQITWLVFVMPALLLNYLGQAALILKNPAAIKNPFFLLAPDWALLPLIALSTAATVIASQAVISGAFSITRQAVQLDYIPRQRFVHTSASEMGQVYAPAVNKFLLIAVLGLVLSFQSSTELASAYGFAVTGTMAIDTSLAFIVALDVWKWSTRIAGMFLAVFLSVDLAFLAANAIKVLEGGWFPLLIGAFLFVLMTTWKKGRQALIWHLQRNSVSLTQFLRDIQASPVPRVPGTAIFLYSRHISMPYALLQNVEYNQILHERVILLTVMTDDIPYVQAEERLEIEDLGQNFFRITVHFGFTQTPNVAHALGLASTFGLELDLPRTLFYLGRETLIPSDNPALNAWQERIFIFMFRNASNPITFFAIPTNRAVEIGTLVEI, encoded by the coding sequence ATGAAGCCCACCCGCGAAAGCAAGAAGACCAGCCTAATTCCGCTATGCATCAGCGCAATCGGCGTTGTATATGGCGATGTAGGCACCAGTCCGCTCTACACCATGAAAGAAATCTTCAATGAGAGCTATGGACTAACTCCGGACACCGGCACCGTCTACGGAGCGATTTCCCTCATCTTCTGGTCACTGATCCTGGTCATTTGCCTCAAGTACATTGTATTCGTCATGCGGGCCGACAACCGGGGCGAGGGTGGCATCATGGCATTGATGGCCCTGGCGCTGCGCAACCGCCACCGCTCGCAGCAGCGTGCAGTGATTACCACGCTGGGTTTGTTCGGTGCGGCGCTGTTTTACGGGGACGGCATCATTACGCCGGCCATTTCGGTACTGAGCGCAGCCGAGGGCCTGGAAGTCGCCGCACCGGCCTTGCATCCATACGTGCTTCCTCTGGCCGTGGGCGTACTCACAGCTCTCTTCTTGTTCCAGAAGAAAGGCACGGAACGAGTCGGCACCTTCTTCGGTCCGGTCATGATGATCTGGTTCCTTTGCCTGTCCCTACTCGGGGCGCGCGGTCTGCTGGAGAACCCCGGGGTAGTCGAAGCCCTCAATCCGAAATTTGGCTTTGACTTCTTTCTGGAGAATCGGTGGCACGGCTTCCTCGCCCTGGGCGCCGTCGTCCTCGCACTGACCGGCGCGGAAGCGCTGTATGCCGACATGGGGCACTTTGGTAGAAGACCCATCCAAATTACCTGGCTGGTCTTTGTAATGCCTGCCCTCCTTCTAAACTACCTAGGCCAGGCAGCCCTTATTCTCAAGAACCCGGCAGCAATCAAAAATCCATTCTTTCTGCTGGCGCCGGACTGGGCCTTGCTGCCGTTGATCGCCCTCTCCACGGCCGCCACCGTGATCGCATCCCAAGCCGTCATTTCGGGCGCATTTTCCATCACACGCCAAGCGGTGCAACTGGACTATATACCCCGCCAGCGCTTCGTACACACCTCCGCCTCCGAGATGGGCCAGGTCTATGCGCCCGCGGTCAACAAATTTTTGCTGATCGCCGTCCTGGGCCTGGTATTGAGCTTTCAATCGTCCACCGAACTGGCGTCCGCTTATGGATTCGCGGTCACGGGCACCATGGCCATCGATACCAGCCTCGCCTTCATCGTCGCCTTGGACGTCTGGAAATGGTCAACGCGCATCGCCGGAATGTTTCTTGCGGTATTTCTTAGCGTGGACTTGGCCTTCCTGGCGGCTAATGCCATCAAGGTGCTGGAAGGCGGATGGTTTCCGCTTCTGATCGGAGCGTTTCTGTTCGTGCTGATGACAACCTGGAAGAAGGGCCGGCAGGCTCTGATTTGGCACCTTCAAAGGAATTCAGTTTCTCTCACACAATTCTTGCGCGATATCCAGGCTTCCCCCGTGCCCCGCGTCCCTGGAACGGCGATATTCCTGTATAGCCGACACATCAGCATGCCCTACGCCCTATTGCAGAATGTGGAGTACAACCAGATCCTGCATGAAAGAGTCATCCTCCTCACCGTGATGACAGATGACATTCCCTATGTTCAAGCGGAAGAGCGACTGGAGATAGAAGACCTGGGACAGAACTTCTTCAGGATCACGGTACATTTTGGGTTCACCCAAACCCCCAATGTTGCGCATGCACTAGGACTGGCGTCGACCTTCGGCCTGGAATTGGACCTACCGCGGACCCTCTTCTATTTGGGACGTGAAACCCTGATCCCTTCGGACAACCCGGCACTCAACGCCTGGCAGGAACGGATATTCATCTTCATGTTCCGAAACGCTTCCAACCCGATCACCTTCTTTGCAATCCCGACCAATCGGGCAGTGGAGATTGGCACCTTGGTAGAAATCTGA